In the genome of Nitrospira japonica, one region contains:
- a CDS encoding TroA family protein codes for MRICSLVPGATEVVAALGQASRLVGISHECDFPLSVRHAPVLVEPCIEATTTDSAAIDREVRALVSSGRPLYRLNERAFATSKPDVILTQDLCHVCAITPDQLTRAVAALPIHPTWLTLNPTTLADVISDVERIGAAIDRPSEGKVLAASLRTRLASVQHGHRSKRPRVACLEWLSPLYAGGHWVPEMVELAGGSDALGLAHHPSRPVTWEQVESARPDIVILMPCGFSVDRAWRELAALQHTDRRWSSAIASWPLTFVVDAASYFSRPGPRLVDGVELLASIFATGSAGKLDDTAARAVPCSSPLLASPL; via the coding sequence ATGAGAATCTGTTCGCTAGTCCCAGGAGCGACCGAAGTCGTCGCCGCGCTCGGCCAGGCATCCAGACTGGTCGGCATCAGTCACGAATGCGACTTCCCCCTCTCCGTCCGTCATGCCCCCGTATTGGTCGAACCTTGCATCGAGGCCACCACGACGGACAGCGCGGCCATCGACCGGGAGGTCAGAGCGTTGGTGTCCTCGGGACGGCCTCTGTATCGCCTGAACGAACGAGCATTCGCCACTTCCAAGCCGGACGTCATCCTGACTCAGGATCTGTGTCATGTCTGCGCGATCACGCCCGATCAACTGACTCGGGCCGTCGCCGCTCTGCCCATCCATCCCACGTGGCTCACGCTGAATCCAACGACGCTCGCTGACGTCATCTCGGACGTCGAGCGGATCGGAGCGGCCATCGATCGGCCATCGGAGGGTAAAGTGCTTGCCGCATCGCTCCGTACGCGTCTTGCGTCCGTCCAACACGGTCACCGGTCCAAGAGACCCCGGGTCGCATGCTTGGAATGGCTGTCTCCATTATATGCAGGAGGCCACTGGGTTCCTGAAATGGTGGAACTGGCCGGAGGTTCGGACGCGCTTGGTCTAGCCCATCATCCGTCCAGGCCGGTGACATGGGAGCAGGTCGAGTCGGCCCGACCGGACATCGTGATCCTGATGCCCTGCGGTTTTTCGGTCGACCGGGCATGGCGCGAACTCGCCGCCTTGCAGCACACGGACCGTCGATGGTCCTCCGCGATCGCCTCCTGGCCGCTGACCTTCGTCGTGGATGCGGCGTCCTATTTCAGCCGCCCCGGTCCACGTCTGGTGGACGGAGTAGAATTGCTCGCGTCCATATTCGCGACCGGGTCCGCCGGGAAGCTGGACGATACGGCAGCTCGAGCCGTACCCTGCTCCTCCCCGCTATTGGCCTCACCCTTATGA
- a CDS encoding FHA domain-containing protein: MAHTTDAPAKLLVKLHGQGSRTIEIMHDVYTIGRKTGNDLSIDDHTVSGHHARIVKVQAVYFLEDLNSTNGSSVNGMRVDRHQLRDSDVITIGQHRIIFQEPAAPAAAPPSPSSFVDETMAISGGESGIPAASLSAKVVVTDGSTERPEYLLNKPVSSIGSQQGAAIRLTGWFAPKFAAQIIQRGGAYFVSLAQGGKTLLVNGRDVTGQQQLRNGDHIQVAGVSLTFYWLGSRK; the protein is encoded by the coding sequence ATGGCTCACACGACGGACGCACCGGCCAAACTGCTCGTGAAATTGCACGGACAAGGCTCCCGCACGATCGAGATCATGCACGACGTCTACACTATCGGCCGGAAAACCGGGAACGACCTGTCGATCGACGATCACACCGTATCGGGACACCATGCCCGCATTGTGAAAGTTCAGGCCGTCTACTTTCTCGAGGATCTCAACAGCACGAATGGGTCCTCCGTCAACGGCATGCGTGTGGATCGGCACCAGCTGCGTGACTCCGATGTGATCACGATCGGCCAGCATCGGATCATTTTTCAGGAACCGGCCGCGCCGGCCGCAGCACCCCCGTCGCCGTCCTCCTTCGTTGACGAGACCATGGCGATCAGCGGCGGAGAGTCGGGCATTCCGGCCGCATCCCTGTCGGCCAAAGTCGTCGTGACCGACGGCAGTACGGAACGGCCGGAATATCTCCTGAACAAGCCCGTGAGTTCCATCGGCTCCCAGCAAGGCGCGGCGATCCGCCTGACCGGCTGGTTTGCACCGAAATTCGCCGCTCAGATCATCCAACGGGGAGGAGCCTATTTCGTGAGCTTGGCCCAGGGAGGAAAGACGCTGCTGGTCAACGGACGGGACGTGACGGGACAGCAACAGCTCAGGAACGGCGACCACATCCAGGTTGCAGGCGTCAGCCTGACGTTCTACTGGCTCGGCTCCCGCAAATAG
- a CDS encoding Stp1/IreP family PP2C-type Ser/Thr phosphatase: MRTLHSVRSDVGLKRTHNEDRFLADPAIGVYAVCDGMGGGNAGEVASALAVETIHAHLRTGRQDDRVSMGSDANLSPNTHRLAGAIRAANESIHEASWTNPSYAGMGTTIVAVHLSNDLLSIAHVGDSRLYLIRNGKIDALTADHSWVAEQVRRGLMTEGEAERSSKRNIVTRALGVERVVDVELGEIPVRHGDRFLLCSDGLTRGVRTPDILRAVEAASDVEDSADRLLAMANDAGGDDNTTVLLLSLFDEASSPFWRRLTQRWFPMAS; the protein is encoded by the coding sequence ATGAGAACTCTCCATAGTGTCAGATCGGACGTGGGGTTGAAGCGGACGCACAACGAAGACCGTTTTCTGGCCGACCCGGCGATCGGAGTCTACGCCGTCTGTGACGGCATGGGGGGTGGCAATGCGGGGGAAGTCGCCAGCGCCCTAGCCGTTGAGACCATTCATGCTCATCTCCGGACCGGTCGACAGGACGACCGCGTGTCGATGGGTTCGGACGCCAATCTTTCCCCCAATACCCATCGACTGGCTGGAGCGATCCGCGCCGCCAACGAATCGATCCACGAGGCTTCCTGGACCAATCCGTCCTATGCCGGCATGGGCACGACTATCGTAGCGGTCCATCTGTCCAACGACCTCCTCTCCATCGCCCACGTCGGTGACAGCCGCCTCTACCTGATCCGTAACGGCAAGATCGACGCCTTGACGGCGGACCACTCCTGGGTCGCCGAACAGGTCAGGCGGGGTTTGATGACCGAAGGCGAGGCCGAGCGGTCCTCCAAACGTAACATCGTCACGCGAGCGCTCGGCGTCGAGCGGGTCGTCGACGTCGAACTCGGCGAGATTCCGGTTCGGCACGGAGACCGGTTCCTCCTCTGCTCGGACGGTCTCACCCGTGGCGTCCGGACTCCCGATATCCTTCGTGCCGTCGAAGCGGCATCGGACGTGGAAGACTCCGCCGACCGGCTTCTCGCCATGGCCAACGACGCAGGGGGCGACGACAACACCACCGTGCTGCTGTTGAGTCTCTTCGACGAGGCATCGAGTCCGTTCTGGCGCCGCTTGACACAACGATGGTTCCCCATGGCTTCCTAA
- a CDS encoding serine/threonine-protein kinase, with protein sequence MSKAWNWIVPHMFGILAALLAGPILGRLASVHAFSIPALSLSGNAAVRLGADVVALALLLSLALNAYREIPDNGRGSSFLRHIVIPLAVLTAIVYGDKAFRGVGLPLVERFGSVRYLWAYTSGIIASGLWLTVAWLSHLGSLREAFCPARHVKRPGQHASADDESGETNLDGVQEEEPQDGSATMLLTGTPPSMLGRYKVLKELGRGAMGIVYLGKDPTIQRFVAIKTMRLDQIDDGTKLQEVKARFFREAESAGRLSHPNIVTIYDAGEQDELGYIAMEVLEGSSLKQWSRPPNLMSVADVVHALTTVAEALDHAHQQGVVHRDVKPANVMLTKDRIVKVMDFGIAKMASSSKTQTDLVLGTPTYMSPEQIAGKKVDGRSDIFSLGVVLFELLTGRPPFIADNLSALLFAIAHQPHPPLNALRKDLPPMFQEVLDRALQKELPQRYRRAGEFARDLRACLQSLAA encoded by the coding sequence ATGTCCAAGGCCTGGAACTGGATCGTTCCGCATATGTTCGGAATTCTGGCGGCGCTCCTTGCCGGACCGATTCTCGGCCGTTTGGCCTCGGTTCATGCCTTTTCCATCCCCGCTCTCTCCTTGAGTGGAAACGCGGCCGTTCGCCTTGGCGCCGACGTCGTCGCGCTGGCGCTCCTCCTGTCTCTGGCCTTGAACGCCTATCGGGAAATCCCCGACAACGGCCGGGGCTCGAGTTTTCTCCGACATATCGTCATTCCGCTTGCGGTGTTGACCGCCATCGTCTATGGAGACAAGGCATTTCGCGGAGTCGGGTTACCTCTCGTCGAACGCTTCGGATCCGTCCGCTATCTCTGGGCTTATACCTCCGGGATCATCGCCTCCGGACTATGGCTCACCGTGGCATGGCTGAGTCATCTCGGCTCACTGCGGGAGGCCTTCTGTCCCGCGCGGCACGTCAAACGCCCCGGTCAGCACGCCTCGGCCGACGACGAATCGGGCGAGACGAACCTGGACGGCGTTCAAGAGGAGGAGCCGCAGGACGGTTCGGCTACTATGCTACTGACGGGAACGCCTCCCTCCATGCTCGGTCGGTACAAAGTCCTAAAGGAGCTGGGACGAGGCGCCATGGGCATCGTCTATCTCGGCAAGGATCCGACGATCCAACGATTCGTGGCGATCAAGACCATGCGCTTGGACCAGATCGACGACGGCACAAAATTGCAGGAGGTCAAGGCGCGATTTTTCCGCGAAGCGGAATCGGCCGGCCGGCTGTCCCATCCCAATATCGTCACGATCTACGACGCAGGCGAACAGGATGAACTCGGATACATCGCAATGGAAGTCTTGGAAGGCAGCTCGCTCAAACAATGGTCGCGGCCGCCGAACTTGATGTCCGTCGCGGACGTCGTGCATGCCTTGACCACCGTGGCGGAGGCCTTGGACCATGCGCACCAACAGGGAGTAGTCCATCGGGACGTCAAGCCGGCCAACGTCATGCTGACCAAGGACCGGATCGTGAAGGTGATGGACTTCGGCATCGCCAAGATGGCCTCGAGCAGCAAGACCCAGACCGACCTCGTACTGGGCACGCCGACCTATATGTCGCCCGAACAGATCGCGGGAAAGAAAGTGGACGGCCGGTCCGATATTTTTTCGCTGGGAGTGGTCTTGTTCGAACTGCTGACCGGCCGGCCTCCCTTCATCGCGGACAACCTGTCGGCGCTGCTCTTTGCCATTGCCCACCAGCCGCACCCGCCCTTGAATGCACTGCGAAAGGACCTTCCCCCGATGTTCCAGGAAGTACTCGACAGGGCGCTGCAGAAGGAACTCCCTCAGCGATATCGCCGCGCCGGAGAGTTTGCACGCGACCTCCGGGCCTGCCTCCAGAGCCTCGCGGCTTGA
- a CDS encoding SH3 domain-containing protein — MASLAGNLTAVGNSLDCSLFFARQPEPDLEFTEEELDQTAATKPATPTKQPKKSGGGRPLLWVLLLLLIGGIGYVAMEPEQLTVWLAPLLGDSTPKQTVPPVATAPRPQQEDLPIPPPPAPATTDMAPAAPADPASMPPSSTMPQAASHQVPPMDAPASVSPGRATASPLFGEGQRVTVMGNPTAPGEMVQLTLDPAGAKAGPAIRPGATLSILDGDLQPSGWVYSVRSDDGVKGWVSEKRLRMKF, encoded by the coding sequence ATGGCCTCGCTTGCAGGGAACCTGACCGCCGTCGGGAATTCTCTTGATTGTTCACTCTTCTTCGCCCGCCAGCCGGAACCGGATTTGGAGTTCACGGAGGAAGAGTTGGATCAAACCGCCGCCACCAAACCGGCGACTCCGACAAAACAGCCCAAGAAGAGCGGAGGGGGCCGGCCGCTCCTGTGGGTGCTGCTCCTCCTCTTGATCGGGGGCATCGGCTACGTCGCCATGGAGCCGGAGCAATTGACGGTATGGCTCGCTCCGCTGCTCGGCGACAGCACTCCCAAACAGACTGTGCCTCCGGTCGCGACCGCTCCTCGTCCGCAGCAAGAGGATCTTCCCATACCGCCACCGCCGGCTCCGGCGACCACCGACATGGCCCCCGCGGCTCCGGCAGACCCGGCATCCATGCCGCCTTCCTCCACGATGCCGCAGGCTGCCTCCCATCAGGTTCCGCCGATGGATGCACCGGCCTCAGTTTCGCCGGGACGGGCCACTGCCTCTCCGCTCTTCGGAGAAGGACAGCGCGTCACCGTCATGGGCAATCCGACCGCGCCGGGAGAAATGGTCCAGTTGACGCTCGATCCGGCCGGAGCCAAAGCCGGTCCGGCGATTCGCCCCGGAGCCACGCTCAGCATTCTCGACGGAGACCTTCAACCGAGCGGATGGGTCTATTCCGTTCGTTCGGACGACGGTGTAAAGGGATGGGTTTCCGAGAAGCGGCTCCGGATGAAATTCTAA
- a CDS encoding HAD family hydrolase, with protein sequence MTQLRALIFDFDGVIADTEPLHFAGLQKTLREIGIDLTESDYFANYLGYDDRGCFLAALTAHARPIDPTTLRQLMERKAAAYLESVKDHSVIFPGVAELVREAAGRHPLAIASGALRHEIEYILEQAGLRKEFSHVTSAEDVTRGKPDPQPFLLAMEALRRLRDPALTPNSCLVIEDSLPGIRGAKAAGMKVLAVANTHSFQDLHEADAMTSNLKQVNLSELHARLWPSR encoded by the coding sequence ATGACTCAGCTTCGTGCCCTCATTTTCGATTTCGACGGCGTGATCGCCGATACCGAGCCTCTGCACTTTGCCGGTTTGCAGAAGACCCTCCGCGAGATCGGCATCGACCTGACCGAATCCGACTATTTCGCCAATTACTTGGGCTACGACGACCGAGGCTGTTTTCTCGCCGCATTGACGGCTCACGCACGGCCGATCGACCCCACGACGCTCAGACAACTCATGGAGCGAAAGGCGGCGGCCTACTTGGAATCCGTCAAGGACCACTCCGTCATCTTCCCAGGAGTCGCCGAACTCGTCCGGGAAGCCGCAGGGCGCCATCCGTTGGCGATCGCGTCGGGTGCGCTTCGTCACGAGATCGAATACATTCTGGAGCAGGCGGGACTTCGAAAGGAGTTCAGCCACGTCACCAGCGCGGAGGACGTGACCAGAGGCAAACCGGATCCGCAGCCGTTTCTGTTGGCAATGGAAGCCCTGCGCCGGCTACGCGACCCCGCGTTGACACCAAATTCCTGTTTGGTGATTGAAGATTCCCTGCCGGGAATCCGCGGTGCCAAGGCTGCGGGCATGAAGGTCCTGGCCGTCGCGAATACGCATAGCTTTCAAGATTTGCACGAAGCCGATGCCATGACCTCGAATCTCAAACAGGTGAACCTATCGGAGCTTCACGCCCGTTTGTGGCCCTCACGATGA
- a CDS encoding secondary thiamine-phosphate synthase enzyme YjbQ translates to MKSYREELWFETKTRREYINITRHVEAVVRKSGVAEGLVLVNAMHITASVYINDDEAGLLQDYDRFLEAVAPQDAAYRHNETGEDNGDAHIKRQLMGREVVVAITGGRLDFGPWEQIFYGEFDGRRRKRVLVKVIGE, encoded by the coding sequence ATGAAGTCCTATCGCGAAGAGCTGTGGTTCGAAACCAAGACGCGCCGGGAATACATCAATATTACCCGACACGTGGAAGCCGTCGTGCGGAAGAGCGGCGTTGCTGAAGGATTGGTGCTGGTGAACGCGATGCACATTACCGCCAGCGTGTACATCAATGACGATGAGGCGGGACTCCTGCAGGACTATGATCGGTTTCTTGAAGCCGTGGCTCCCCAGGATGCGGCCTATCGCCACAACGAAACCGGCGAAGACAACGGGGATGCTCATATCAAACGTCAATTGATGGGACGCGAAGTCGTGGTGGCAATCACCGGCGGCCGGCTCGATTTCGGTCCATGGGAACAGATCTTCTACGGAGAGTTCGACGGGCGGCGGCGCAAGCGCGTCCTGGTCAAGGTCATCGGCGAGTAG
- a CDS encoding cysteine rich repeat-containing protein, with product MAQLDAWSRIAAGAVTVVGLTAVWLAVVTSLPTQEELAGNALRPVRVATAASPVRAEPSLDLSIPGVVSSVPSAAQPAAPAPSEPSGEFRRGAPMVDARAAQITRLKCEAEIEQICPEGMDGGGFRCVERRMKDLPPSCQGMVRERFVKWKEDRNRTLVACRDDVRRLCATMRPGDGRVMQCLQDHAQDVSDGCYQTLPKGVLLFRQQ from the coding sequence GTGGCGCAACTGGATGCTTGGAGCAGGATCGCGGCCGGGGCGGTCACCGTGGTTGGACTGACGGCGGTGTGGCTTGCCGTCGTCACGAGTCTTCCGACGCAGGAGGAGCTGGCCGGCAACGCGTTGCGACCGGTTCGGGTTGCCACCGCGGCTTCGCCGGTTCGGGCCGAGCCGAGTCTGGATCTGTCCATTCCCGGTGTGGTTTCATCCGTCCCGTCCGCGGCGCAACCGGCCGCACCGGCGCCCTCCGAACCGTCCGGCGAATTTCGACGCGGTGCTCCGATGGTTGATGCCCGCGCCGCGCAGATCACACGGTTGAAGTGCGAGGCGGAGATCGAGCAGATATGTCCCGAGGGAATGGACGGGGGCGGTTTCCGCTGCGTGGAGCGGCGCATGAAAGATCTGCCGCCGTCTTGCCAGGGAATGGTTCGGGAGCGCTTCGTGAAATGGAAGGAAGATCGGAACCGTACCCTGGTTGCCTGTCGGGACGACGTGAGACGGCTGTGCGCGACGATGAGGCCAGGAGACGGCCGTGTGATGCAGTGTCTACAGGATCATGCGCAAGACGTATCCGACGGCTGCTACCAAACGCTGCCCAAAGGCGTGTTGCTGTTCCGCCAGCAGTAA
- the hpnD gene encoding presqualene diphosphate synthase HpnD, which translates to MTMTVKDAQAYCTELTKKSGSNFYYSFLFLPKARRNAMYTIYAFCKGVDSAVDEPPAGSDPKEELRRWRSELDAAYEGTPIWPLMISLAHHVRELSIPKAYFEELIKGVEMDLSASRYATFDELSLYCYRVASVVGLICLHVFGPTSPHAQDYAVDLGMAFQLTNILRDLGTDAEQGRIYLPQEDLARFGLTESDILERKPAQKLRDLVDFEVGRARAYYAKARASLDSLPSSDRRALTVAEIMRAVYSEILLRIERADHVVFGPRVKLTTSERLRLAAGVWLRSRFS; encoded by the coding sequence ATGACGATGACCGTCAAAGACGCTCAGGCCTACTGCACCGAGCTGACGAAGAAAAGCGGGAGCAACTTCTATTACTCCTTCCTCTTCCTCCCCAAGGCCCGGCGCAACGCGATGTATACGATTTACGCGTTCTGCAAAGGAGTCGACAGCGCGGTCGACGAACCTCCGGCCGGCAGCGATCCCAAGGAAGAACTGCGGCGCTGGCGGTCCGAACTCGACGCCGCCTACGAGGGCACTCCGATCTGGCCGCTGATGATCAGCCTCGCGCACCATGTGAGGGAGTTGTCGATTCCCAAGGCGTATTTCGAAGAACTCATCAAGGGCGTCGAAATGGATCTTAGCGCGTCGCGCTATGCCACGTTTGACGAGCTATCCCTTTATTGTTATCGGGTCGCGTCGGTGGTCGGCTTGATCTGTCTGCACGTATTCGGGCCGACTTCGCCCCATGCCCAGGACTATGCGGTCGATCTCGGCATGGCATTTCAACTCACCAACATCCTGCGTGATCTGGGCACGGACGCGGAACAAGGCCGGATTTACCTCCCACAGGAAGATCTCGCCCGTTTCGGCTTGACGGAATCCGACATCCTGGAACGCAAGCCCGCCCAGAAACTCCGCGACCTCGTTGACTTTGAAGTGGGCCGCGCGCGCGCCTATTACGCGAAGGCCCGGGCGTCGCTGGACAGCTTGCCGTCTTCGGATCGCCGCGCGTTGACCGTCGCGGAAATCATGCGCGCCGTATACTCCGAGATCCTCCTCCGCATCGAGCGCGCGGACCACGTCGTTTTCGGCCCCCGGGTGAAACTCACCACCTCGGAGCGCCTCCGGTTGGCCGCCGGCGTCTGGCTCCGAAGCCGATTCTCGTGA
- a CDS encoding adenosylcobalamin-dependent ribonucleoside-diphosphate reductase, with protein sequence MKNTSSSVLPSHERSLSRGARMVLRQRYLARNGNGRVIETPRQMFKRIAADVARAERRYPDKTRLPRAAMRFYEMMASLDFLPNSPTLMNAGRPLQQLSACFVLPVEDSLSEILESVRNQALIHQSGGGTGFSFSRLRPQDDFVASTSGVASGPLSFMRIFNLTTDVIKQGGMRRGANMGVLRVDHPDILDFIALKTNPHEMTNFNLSVGLTDAFMEARRRNERYPLLNPRTGRPVGRIPARTVFDRLVAAAWTSGEPGVLYLDTINRANPVAHLGAIEATNPCGEQPLLPYESCTLGSINVARYLLRQHGRTEIDYSRLAETIPLAVRFLDDVLDRNRYPLPEIEAATLRTRKIGLGIMGFADLLIALDIPYDTEEALRTASRLMAFVQSHAHDASRRLAEERGPFPGYEGSRFARRRDPRRHATVTTIAPTGTISILAGCTPGIEPLYAVQTVRTIMDGTRLVTLHPAFRRMARAAGLDVSRLLPHLNESPSIRHHFGVPPHLRRLFVTAHDVDPAHHVRMQAIFQHYSDSGVSKTVNLPNAATTAQVADAFLLAYRLGCKGLTVFRTGSRAQQVLSCAVTQTC encoded by the coding sequence ATGAAGAACACCTCTTCGTCAGTCCTTCCGAGTCATGAGCGCTCGCTCTCGCGCGGGGCCCGCATGGTGTTGCGTCAGCGATACCTCGCACGGAACGGAAACGGGCGGGTCATCGAAACCCCCCGTCAAATGTTCAAGCGCATCGCCGCTGACGTGGCCCGCGCGGAACGACGCTATCCCGACAAGACGCGCCTTCCCCGGGCCGCCATGCGCTTCTACGAGATGATGGCGAGTCTCGACTTCCTCCCTAATTCACCGACGTTGATGAACGCCGGCCGCCCTCTCCAACAACTGTCCGCCTGCTTCGTCCTGCCGGTGGAAGACTCGCTGTCCGAGATTCTCGAGAGCGTGAGGAACCAGGCGCTCATCCATCAATCGGGCGGAGGGACCGGTTTCTCTTTCAGTCGACTTCGCCCGCAGGACGATTTTGTCGCCTCCACCAGCGGCGTCGCGTCTGGTCCCCTGTCCTTCATGCGTATCTTCAACCTCACCACCGACGTCATCAAGCAAGGAGGGATGAGGCGCGGCGCGAACATGGGCGTGCTTCGCGTCGATCATCCCGATATCCTCGATTTCATCGCACTAAAAACGAACCCGCACGAAATGACCAATTTCAACCTATCGGTGGGTCTGACGGACGCGTTCATGGAGGCCCGTCGCCGCAACGAGCGCTACCCCTTGTTGAATCCGCGAACCGGTCGACCCGTCGGACGGATCCCGGCCCGTACGGTGTTCGACCGCCTGGTGGCGGCGGCTTGGACTTCCGGCGAGCCCGGCGTCCTGTATTTGGACACCATCAACCGGGCGAATCCGGTCGCTCACTTGGGCGCGATCGAAGCCACGAATCCCTGCGGAGAACAACCCTTGCTGCCTTACGAATCCTGCACGCTGGGATCCATCAACGTAGCCCGGTATCTCTTGCGGCAACACGGCCGGACCGAGATCGACTACTCGCGTTTGGCCGAGACCATCCCGCTTGCCGTCCGCTTCCTGGACGATGTCCTCGACCGCAATCGTTATCCGTTGCCCGAGATCGAAGCGGCGACGCTGCGGACGAGGAAAATCGGGCTGGGGATCATGGGCTTCGCCGATCTGCTGATTGCATTGGACATTCCCTATGATACGGAAGAGGCGCTCCGCACCGCGTCGCGATTGATGGCTTTCGTACAATCACATGCTCATGACGCGTCCCGACGGCTCGCCGAGGAACGCGGACCGTTTCCAGGCTACGAGGGCAGCCGCTTCGCTCGGCGGCGCGATCCGCGACGTCATGCCACCGTCACCACGATCGCCCCCACCGGCACGATCAGTATCCTTGCGGGATGTACTCCCGGCATTGAGCCGCTCTATGCCGTCCAAACCGTCCGGACCATCATGGACGGAACTCGACTGGTCACGCTCCATCCGGCATTCCGCAGGATGGCACGGGCGGCCGGCCTCGACGTGAGCCGTTTGCTGCCGCACCTGAACGAGTCGCCTTCGATCCGGCATCACTTTGGAGTCCCGCCGCACCTTCGTCGCCTGTTCGTCACGGCCCATGACGTTGATCCCGCGCATCACGTAAGAATGCAAGCGATTTTCCAACACTACAGCGACAGCGGGGTGTCCAAGACCGTCAATCTTCCCAACGCCGCCACCACAGCCCAAGTCGCCGATGCCTTCCTTCTCGCCTATCGCTTGGGATGCAAGGGGCTTACCGTCTTTCGAACCGGCAGCCGCGCGCAACAGGTTCTTTCCTGCGCGGTCACTCAGACCTGCTGA
- a CDS encoding hydroxysqualene dehydroxylase: MTGPGAQTVLVLGGGPAGLSAAYALVQRGLRVTLLDRAASLGGGFGDERQPPPTLLGCHHATWRLLTALEFPPRSPEFQQTGLEFRLPDERIVRYPHSRFPTPLHSLFTIGRFAGLSWSARWRLLSWLEELWEGSSELGTDLEYRTAQEWLTSLGHDVSLQQAIWNPLAQWLTGNGLRMLSADALAGALAPVFLRRSSDSRIMIPLRSPNVFFVEPILDRLRRSGADVRPETQAMQLLYRQEHVTGVRLRDGTVLEADWYVSAVSYRHLTALLPERWLTRFAYFQQISELTPVPRGVVRLVARQVTQAPRLMLLREGPFQRVQVHPKEDGQNLFTLITTDGQRRQADMGEQATQLLQATGLIRPSTEVSLIGNDEDADSVLSLAPGTKVRRPIQTSPIANLLVAGSWTDTGWPANLESAIVSGERCASIISGTPLTAY, encoded by the coding sequence GTGACCGGTCCGGGCGCTCAGACCGTTCTCGTCCTCGGCGGCGGACCGGCCGGGCTCTCAGCCGCGTACGCTCTCGTCCAAAGGGGTTTGCGCGTCACGTTGCTCGACCGGGCCGCGAGCCTGGGCGGCGGATTCGGCGACGAGCGACAACCGCCGCCGACTCTCCTCGGATGCCACCACGCTACGTGGCGGCTGTTGACGGCGCTGGAATTCCCCCCCAGATCACCGGAGTTTCAGCAAACCGGTCTCGAATTCCGGCTGCCCGACGAACGTATCGTCCGATATCCGCACAGCCGGTTTCCCACTCCGCTGCACAGCCTGTTCACCATCGGCCGCTTTGCGGGACTCTCCTGGTCCGCACGCTGGCGACTGCTCTCATGGCTGGAGGAACTCTGGGAGGGGTCGTCCGAACTGGGAACAGACCTCGAATACCGGACCGCGCAGGAATGGCTGACGTCCCTCGGACACGATGTCTCGCTTCAACAAGCCATTTGGAACCCGCTCGCTCAATGGCTCACCGGCAACGGGCTGCGGATGCTGTCCGCCGATGCGCTGGCCGGCGCCCTGGCTCCGGTTTTTCTGCGGCGATCCTCCGATAGCCGAATCATGATCCCGCTCCGCTCGCCTAACGTCTTTTTCGTCGAGCCGATCCTCGACCGTCTGCGCCGGTCCGGAGCAGACGTGCGCCCGGAGACGCAGGCCATGCAACTCCTCTATCGCCAGGAGCACGTCACAGGGGTTCGCCTCCGGGACGGCACGGTCCTGGAAGCCGACTGGTATGTATCCGCTGTCTCCTACCGTCACCTCACCGCCCTCCTGCCTGAACGGTGGCTGACGCGCTTCGCCTATTTCCAACAGATCAGCGAGCTGACTCCTGTGCCGCGGGGCGTCGTGCGCCTTGTCGCTCGACAGGTTACGCAGGCGCCACGACTCATGCTGTTGCGCGAAGGACCGTTTCAACGCGTACAGGTTCACCCCAAGGAGGATGGACAGAATCTCTTCACTCTGATCACGACCGATGGACAGCGCCGGCAGGCGGATATGGGAGAACAGGCCACGCAACTCCTTCAAGCCACGGGTCTGATCCGACCGTCCACCGAGGTCTCGCTGATCGGGAATGACGAGGACGCTGATTCCGTCTTGTCGCTGGCGCCGGGAACCAAAGTGCGCCGCCCCATCCAAACCAGCCCCATCGCCAACCTGCTGGTCGCGGGAAGTTGGACCGATACAGGCTGGCCGGCGAATCTGGAGAGTGCGATCGTCAGCGGGGAACGTTGCGCCTCGATCATTTCCGGTACGCCGCTCACGGCTTATTGA